The following are from one region of the Stigmatella ashevillena genome:
- a CDS encoding dipeptidyl-peptidase 3 family protein yields MTRNLLSLLTAVLLAGAVQAAEPASPAYPTVAQLQRMTARFAPVDLKVDLSKLPDNEKRALAKTIQAARLMDVLFLRQAWAGNESLLLELLNDTTPLGRARLQAFLLNKGPWSRLDEGQAFIPGVPLASPASGNFYPAGTTKEDVDRWVKTLAEPQQRDATGFYTTLRRAPDGKVITVPYSVEYQGELSQAAQLLREAAALTKQPTLQAFLSARADAFLSNDYYASEVAWMELDATIEPTIGPYEVYEDNWFNYKAAFEAFITLRDDVETQKLSRFSGELQWLEDHLPIDPKMRNAKLGALAPISVVNSVFSSGDANRGVQTAAFNLPNDERVTAEKGSKRVMLKNVQEAKFQRVLKPITQVALPAKDRKDVSFDAFFTHILMHELMHGLGPHTITVGGKQTTVRQALQVSSSATEEAKADISGLWALQQLVNKGVLDKSLERTMYTTFLASAFRSIRFGIDEAHGKGVALQLNHFLDTGAVKVNADGTFSVVPEKIQASVESLTKQLMELQGRGDRAQAEALLEKQGVVRPEVKRVLDKLQNVPVDIAPRFVTADQLLQEYGAGAVQK; encoded by the coding sequence ATGACACGCAACCTCCTGTCACTCCTCACGGCGGTGCTCCTGGCGGGCGCCGTTCAGGCCGCGGAACCCGCTTCCCCGGCGTACCCCACCGTCGCCCAGCTCCAGCGCATGACGGCGCGCTTTGCCCCGGTGGACCTCAAGGTCGACCTGTCGAAGCTCCCGGACAACGAGAAGCGGGCGCTGGCGAAGACGATCCAGGCGGCCCGGCTGATGGATGTGCTGTTCCTGCGCCAGGCCTGGGCGGGAAACGAGTCCCTGCTGTTGGAGCTGCTCAATGACACGACGCCCCTGGGCCGGGCGCGGCTGCAAGCCTTCCTGCTCAACAAGGGGCCCTGGTCCCGGCTGGACGAGGGGCAGGCGTTCATTCCCGGCGTCCCCCTGGCGTCCCCCGCCTCGGGCAACTTCTACCCCGCGGGCACGACCAAGGAGGACGTGGATCGCTGGGTGAAGACCCTGGCGGAGCCCCAGCAGCGCGACGCCACCGGCTTCTACACCACGCTGCGCCGTGCACCGGATGGCAAGGTCATCACCGTGCCCTACAGCGTGGAGTACCAGGGCGAGCTGTCGCAGGCCGCCCAACTGCTGCGCGAGGCGGCAGCGCTCACGAAGCAGCCCACGCTCCAGGCCTTCCTCTCGGCGCGGGCGGACGCGTTCCTGTCCAACGACTATTACGCCAGCGAGGTGGCGTGGATGGAGCTGGACGCCACCATCGAGCCCACCATTGGGCCCTATGAGGTCTACGAGGACAACTGGTTCAACTACAAGGCCGCCTTCGAGGCCTTCATCACCCTGAGGGACGATGTGGAGACGCAGAAGCTGTCGCGCTTCAGCGGGGAGCTCCAGTGGCTGGAGGACCACCTGCCCATCGACCCGAAGATGCGCAACGCGAAGCTGGGCGCGCTCGCCCCCATCAGCGTCGTCAACAGCGTCTTCTCCTCGGGCGACGCGAACCGGGGCGTGCAGACGGCCGCCTTCAACCTGCCCAACGACGAGCGGGTGACGGCGGAGAAGGGCAGCAAGCGGGTGATGCTCAAGAACGTGCAGGAGGCCAAGTTCCAGCGGGTGCTCAAGCCCATCACCCAGGTGGCGCTGCCCGCGAAGGACCGCAAGGACGTCTCCTTCGACGCCTTCTTCACCCACATCCTCATGCACGAACTGATGCACGGGCTGGGGCCGCACACCATCACCGTGGGGGGCAAGCAGACCACGGTGCGTCAGGCGCTCCAGGTCTCCTCCAGCGCCACCGAGGAGGCCAAGGCCGACATCTCGGGGCTCTGGGCGTTGCAGCAACTGGTGAACAAGGGCGTGCTCGACAAGTCCCTGGAGCGCACCATGTACACCACGTTCCTGGCCTCCGCGTTCCGCTCCATCCGCTTCGGTATCGACGAGGCGCATGGCAAGGGCGTGGCGCTTCAGCTCAATCACTTCCTGGACACGGGCGCGGTGAAGGTGAACGCGGATGGGACGTTCTCCGTCGTTCCCGAGAAGATCCAGGCCTCGGTCGAGAGCCTCACCAAGCAGCTCATGGAACTGCAAGGGCGCGGGGACCGGGCCCAGGCCGAGGCGCTGCTGGAGAAGCAGGGCGTGGTGCGGCCGGAGGTGAAGCGGGTGCTGGACAAGCTCCAGAACGTCCCGGTGGACATCGCGCCGCGCTTCGTCACCGCCGACCAGCTCCTCCAGGAGTACGGTGCCGGGGCTGTTCAGAAATAG
- the htpG gene encoding molecular chaperone HtpG has translation MSVETPRETHSFQAEINQLLHLVINSLYSHKEIFLRELVSNASDALDKLRFRSITEPELLGDQSALEIHILPDAEKGTLTIEDTGVGMSHDELVKNLGTIAHSGSREFLELLSQRGQKDVSLIGQFGVGFYSAYLVADRVEVVSRAAGADSQAWRWTSEAKGTFTVEPAERATRGTAVTLHLKEDQKEFLDEWRLRQLITQYSDYVGHPIQLLVKKTTDVIDPQTGQKTVTTALETVNKASALWQRPKSELTDEKYQEFYKQLTHDFEPPLTWTHFKTDGNQQFTGLLFVPKRKPFDMDAASKRRGVRLFVKRVFIMDDCEEILPPWLRFVRGVVDSDDLPLNVSRELLQDSAVVRSIRKHVVKKTLDQLEKLAKDKPEDYLTFWKNFGVTLKEGLAADSEQREKLGSLVRYESSSQEGLTSLADYVSRMKEGQQAIYYAYGESRKALEGSPHLETLTKRGYEVLFMTDPVDEWAAQGLSEFADKPLVSALQADLKIQATEEEKKQQEEHAKGLGPLTERMKEVLKESVREVRVSDRLTDSPVCLVLPEGGSPAFLERLLKENGRNAQRAKRILEVNPTHPVVEHLRKLHERDASSERLTEWIEMLHDQALLTEGSGLEDPNRFARRMTALLTQVAAQA, from the coding sequence ATGTCCGTCGAAACCCCACGGGAAACCCACTCTTTCCAGGCTGAAATCAATCAGCTGCTCCACCTGGTCATCAATTCTCTCTACAGCCACAAGGAGATTTTCCTCCGTGAGCTGGTGTCCAACGCGTCCGACGCGCTGGACAAGCTGCGCTTCCGCTCCATCACCGAGCCCGAGCTGCTCGGGGACCAGTCCGCGCTGGAAATCCACATCCTCCCGGATGCGGAGAAGGGCACGCTCACCATCGAGGACACCGGCGTCGGCATGAGCCACGACGAGCTGGTGAAGAACCTGGGCACCATCGCCCACTCGGGCTCGCGCGAGTTCCTGGAGCTGCTCTCCCAGCGCGGCCAGAAGGACGTCAGCCTCATCGGCCAGTTCGGCGTGGGCTTCTACAGCGCCTACCTCGTCGCCGACCGGGTGGAAGTGGTCAGTCGGGCAGCCGGCGCAGACAGCCAGGCCTGGCGGTGGACGTCCGAGGCCAAGGGCACCTTCACCGTGGAGCCCGCCGAGCGCGCCACCCGCGGCACCGCCGTCACCCTCCACCTGAAGGAGGACCAGAAGGAGTTCCTGGACGAGTGGCGCCTGCGCCAGCTCATCACCCAGTACTCGGACTACGTGGGCCATCCCATCCAACTGCTGGTGAAGAAGACCACCGACGTCATCGACCCGCAGACGGGCCAGAAGACCGTCACCACGGCGCTCGAGACCGTCAACAAGGCGAGCGCCCTCTGGCAGCGCCCCAAGTCCGAGCTCACCGACGAGAAGTACCAGGAGTTCTACAAGCAGCTCACCCACGACTTCGAGCCGCCGCTCACGTGGACGCACTTCAAGACGGACGGCAACCAGCAGTTCACCGGGCTGCTCTTCGTGCCCAAGCGCAAGCCGTTTGACATGGACGCCGCCTCCAAGCGGCGCGGCGTGCGGCTGTTCGTCAAGCGCGTCTTCATCATGGATGACTGCGAGGAGATCCTCCCGCCCTGGCTGCGCTTCGTGCGCGGCGTGGTGGACTCGGACGACCTGCCGCTCAACGTCTCGCGCGAGCTGCTCCAGGACTCCGCCGTGGTGCGCTCCATCCGCAAGCACGTCGTCAAGAAGACGCTGGACCAGTTGGAGAAGCTCGCCAAGGACAAGCCCGAGGACTACCTGACGTTCTGGAAGAACTTCGGCGTCACCCTCAAGGAGGGGCTCGCCGCCGACAGCGAGCAGCGCGAGAAGCTGGGCTCGCTGGTGCGCTACGAGAGCAGCAGCCAGGAGGGGCTCACCTCGCTGGCCGACTACGTCTCCCGCATGAAGGAAGGCCAGCAGGCCATCTATTACGCCTATGGCGAGTCGCGCAAAGCGCTGGAGGGCTCGCCCCACCTGGAGACGCTCACCAAGCGGGGCTACGAGGTCCTCTTCATGACCGACCCCGTGGACGAGTGGGCCGCCCAGGGGCTGAGCGAGTTCGCAGACAAGCCGCTGGTGTCCGCGCTCCAGGCGGACCTGAAGATCCAGGCCACCGAGGAGGAGAAGAAGCAGCAGGAAGAGCACGCCAAGGGCCTGGGGCCCCTCACCGAGCGGATGAAAGAGGTGCTCAAGGAGTCCGTTCGCGAGGTGCGCGTGTCGGACCGGCTCACGGACTCGCCGGTGTGCCTGGTGCTCCCCGAGGGCGGCTCCCCCGCGTTCCTGGAGCGGCTCCTCAAGGAGAACGGGCGCAACGCGCAACGCGCCAAGCGCATCCTCGAGGTGAACCCCACCCACCCCGTCGTCGAGCACCTGCGCAAGCTGCACGAGCGCGATGCGTCCTCCGAGCGGCTGACCGAGTGGATCGAGATGCTGCATGACCAGGCCCTGCTCACCGAGGGCAGCGGGCTGGAGGATCCCAACCGCTTCGCCCGGCGGATGACCGCGCTGCTGACCCAGGTGGCCGCCCAGGCCTGA
- a CDS encoding CPBP family intramembrane glutamic endopeptidase: protein MGESSTHVKWTVMASVAALAWAVLVRVRPEGFYLVGPVYCLAWGGLSWKALGSPRRLPRSMGREVLWGAAVGAAMVGVSLAVAWGGCAGASWPLCQPVETLTGQARELSAAALAGVGLLVVPAEEVFWHGVVQTALRPKVGPLLRAVLSTGLLCLSYLLVGAWELALVALPTFLVWGGMTEWRQTLVAPVVSHGLWTVMMIALLG, encoded by the coding sequence GTGGGTGAATCGTCTACGCACGTGAAATGGACGGTGATGGCCAGTGTGGCGGCACTCGCGTGGGCCGTGCTCGTCCGGGTGCGTCCCGAGGGCTTCTACCTCGTGGGCCCGGTCTACTGCCTGGCGTGGGGGGGCCTCTCATGGAAGGCCCTGGGGTCTCCCCGGCGATTGCCCCGGTCCATGGGGAGGGAGGTGCTGTGGGGGGCGGCGGTAGGCGCGGCGATGGTGGGGGTGTCGCTGGCGGTGGCCTGGGGGGGATGCGCGGGCGCTTCGTGGCCGCTCTGCCAGCCCGTGGAAACGCTGACCGGGCAGGCAAGGGAGCTCAGCGCTGCGGCGCTCGCCGGCGTGGGGTTGCTCGTCGTGCCAGCGGAGGAGGTGTTCTGGCACGGCGTGGTGCAAACGGCCTTGAGGCCCAAAGTCGGCCCGCTGCTTCGCGCGGTGCTGTCGACGGGGCTGCTGTGCCTGTCCTACCTCCTGGTGGGAGCGTGGGAGCTGGCCCTGGTGGCGCTGCCCACCTTCCTTGTCTGGGGAGGGATGACCGAGTGGCGCCAGACGCTCGTGGCCCCAGTGGTGAGCCACGGGCTCTGGACGGTGATGATGATCGCGCTCCTGGGGTAG
- the trpD gene encoding anthranilate phosphoribosyltransferase: MTLKEALGIVLNRRDLTRQEMATVMGLMLAGEATAAQVGALAAALRMKGETEDELLGAAEAMRERAAKLSVKAEVVLDTCGTGGDGAHTFNISTAVAFVTAGAGVTVAKHGNRAVSSRCGSADVLEALGLPMDRPHASISRDIEEHGLGFLFAPAHHSAMRHVAQARREMGFHNLFNLLGPLTNPAGARYQLLGTFAGERLSQTAQVLKRLGSRRAWVVHGQDGLDEISPCCPSEVADLREDGTVSRFTIVPEDVGLERVPREAIAGGDAKENAQMLRALLDGERSGVRTAVLLNAGAAMVVVGKAADLREGVQRAEESIDSGAAARKLAAIIQGAVSEKHE; the protein is encoded by the coding sequence ATGACACTCAAAGAGGCGCTGGGCATCGTGCTGAACCGACGCGACCTGACCCGCCAGGAGATGGCCACGGTCATGGGCCTGATGCTCGCTGGAGAGGCCACGGCCGCGCAGGTGGGAGCGCTGGCCGCCGCGCTCCGGATGAAGGGGGAGACGGAAGATGAGCTCCTCGGGGCCGCCGAAGCCATGCGGGAGCGCGCCGCGAAGCTCTCGGTCAAGGCCGAGGTGGTGCTGGACACGTGCGGCACGGGAGGCGATGGCGCCCACACCTTCAACATCTCCACCGCGGTGGCCTTCGTGACGGCGGGCGCCGGGGTAACCGTGGCCAAGCATGGCAACCGCGCCGTCTCCAGCCGCTGCGGCAGCGCGGATGTGCTGGAGGCCCTGGGCCTGCCCATGGACCGGCCCCACGCGTCCATCTCCCGGGACATCGAGGAGCATGGGCTGGGCTTCCTCTTCGCGCCCGCGCACCACAGCGCGATGAGACACGTGGCGCAGGCCCGCCGGGAAATGGGGTTCCACAACCTCTTCAACTTGCTGGGCCCCCTCACGAACCCCGCCGGGGCACGCTACCAACTGCTGGGCACCTTCGCCGGGGAGCGCTTGTCCCAGACGGCCCAGGTGCTGAAGCGGCTGGGCAGCCGACGCGCCTGGGTGGTCCACGGCCAGGATGGGCTGGACGAGATTTCTCCCTGTTGTCCCTCCGAGGTCGCGGATCTCCGGGAGGACGGCACGGTGAGCCGCTTCACCATCGTCCCCGAGGACGTCGGGCTGGAGCGGGTGCCCCGGGAGGCCATCGCCGGAGGGGACGCGAAGGAGAATGCGCAGATGCTGCGGGCGCTGCTGGACGGGGAGCGCTCCGGGGTTCGCACCGCCGTGCTGCTCAATGCGGGCGCGGCGATGGTCGTTGTCGGAAAAGCAGCGGATCTCCGCGAGGGTGTCCAGCGAGCCGAAGAGTCGATCGACTCTGGAGCAGCGGCTCGCAAGCTCGCGGCGATCATCCAGGGAGCTGTCTCGGAGAAACACGAATGA
- a CDS encoding indole-3-glycerol phosphate synthase TrpC, whose translation MNLLAEIFARKRRELAARAPLSARVRPPGRDFTAALLQRRPEAVVNVIAEVKRRSPSGGPFPHPDLVRVAQGYEAAGACAISVLTDDVDFGGSLEDLDQVRAAVGLPVLRKDFLVASQEVEESAAMGADAVLLIADSLEDGLLREMIATAKACRVAALVEAHTSAHAERALAAGAELVGINNRDLSSLRTDTATALRVMPRLRARARGLVAESGLKTAADFAAAQAAGADAVLVGESLLRDADPGRALARLLAAGDGTK comes from the coding sequence ATGAATCTGCTCGCGGAAATCTTCGCACGCAAGCGCAGGGAGCTCGCCGCGCGAGCCCCCCTGAGTGCACGGGTGCGCCCCCCTGGCCGGGACTTCACGGCGGCCCTGCTCCAACGCCGTCCGGAAGCCGTGGTGAACGTCATCGCCGAGGTGAAGCGGCGCAGCCCCTCGGGAGGCCCCTTCCCCCACCCGGATCTCGTCCGGGTGGCCCAGGGCTACGAGGCCGCGGGGGCCTGCGCCATCAGCGTCCTCACGGATGACGTGGACTTCGGGGGCAGCCTCGAGGACCTGGATCAAGTCCGGGCCGCGGTGGGACTTCCCGTGCTGCGCAAGGACTTCCTGGTCGCCTCTCAAGAGGTGGAGGAGAGCGCGGCGATGGGCGCGGACGCGGTGCTGCTCATCGCGGACTCCCTCGAGGATGGGCTCCTGCGGGAGATGATCGCCACGGCGAAGGCCTGCCGGGTGGCGGCCCTGGTGGAAGCGCACACGTCGGCGCACGCCGAGCGGGCGTTGGCGGCGGGCGCGGAGCTGGTGGGCATCAACAACCGGGACTTGTCCTCGCTGCGCACGGACACGGCCACGGCGCTCCGGGTGATGCCCCGGCTGCGGGCCCGGGCCCGGGGGCTGGTGGCCGAGAGCGGGCTGAAGACCGCGGCGGACTTCGCGGCGGCGCAAGCGGCGGGCGCGGACGCGGTGCTGGTGGGCGAGTCCCTGCTGCGAGACGCGGATCCCGGCCGGGCGCTGGCGCGGCTGCTGGCCGCGGGGGACGGCACGAAGTGA
- a CDS encoding phosphoribosylanthranilate isomerase, which translates to MNVRVKICGITRPEDARAAWAAGADALGLNFYPRSPRYVEPGPAAALARTRPALGSVVGVFVNESPVTILARVRECGLTAVQLHGDEPPEACTGYGVPIIKALRVRGEEDVERARTYVGVGDVAALLLDGAAPGYGGGGVTFDWSLVARLTDAGVPVLVAGGLTPGNVAEAVRATRPYGVDVASGVESSPGIKDVDAVRTFIRAAKALNLGE; encoded by the coding sequence GTGAACGTCCGGGTGAAGATCTGCGGGATCACCCGGCCGGAGGATGCTCGCGCGGCGTGGGCCGCGGGCGCGGACGCGCTGGGGCTGAATTTCTATCCCCGCTCGCCCCGCTACGTCGAACCCGGCCCGGCGGCCGCCCTGGCACGGACCCGTCCCGCCCTGGGCTCGGTGGTGGGCGTCTTCGTCAACGAGTCCCCAGTCACCATCCTCGCGCGGGTGCGTGAGTGTGGCCTCACCGCGGTGCAGCTCCATGGAGACGAGCCGCCCGAGGCCTGCACAGGCTATGGGGTGCCCATCATCAAGGCCCTACGCGTGCGCGGGGAGGAGGATGTGGAGCGGGCGCGCACGTACGTGGGGGTGGGGGACGTGGCGGCGTTGCTGCTGGACGGCGCGGCGCCCGGCTACGGAGGCGGAGGCGTGACGTTCGATTGGAGCCTGGTGGCGCGGCTGACGGACGCGGGCGTTCCGGTGCTGGTGGCGGGCGGACTGACACCGGGCAATGTGGCCGAGGCCGTCCGGGCCACGCGCCCCTATGGTGTGGACGTGGCGAGCGGGGTGGAGTCCAGCCCTGGTATCAAGGACGTGGATGCGGTGCGGACGTTCATTCGCGCCGCCAAGGCGCTGAACCTCGGGGAGTGA
- the trpB gene encoding tryptophan synthase subunit beta, which produces MSIETSATVGRFGPFGGRYVPETLVPALLELEEAYAAARADPAFGKQVTQVLKEFVGRETPLTPAHRLTAAWGGAQVWLKREDLAHTGAHKINNTIGQVLLALRMGKKRIIAETGAGQHGVATATACALFGLPCEVYMGALDVERQALNVFRMRALGATVRPVELGSKTLKDAMNEAMRTWVSQVQDTHYVIGSAAGPHPYPTIVRDFQAIIGQEVRTQSQALFGRLPDAIIACVGGGSNAIGVLHPFIGDKQVRLVGVEAGGHGLNTQQHGASLTLGTEGVLHGSRSLVLQDENGQIQEAHSISAGLDYPGVGPELAFLVKTGRMEIRTATDDEALQAFYEVSRSEGILPALETSHAFARGAELARELGKGKHLVINCSGRGDKDVATIAARGIPAAITGNKS; this is translated from the coding sequence ATGAGCATCGAGACCTCGGCCACCGTTGGCCGCTTTGGCCCCTTCGGCGGCCGCTATGTGCCGGAGACGCTCGTCCCGGCCCTGCTGGAGCTGGAGGAGGCCTACGCCGCGGCCCGGGCGGACCCGGCCTTTGGCAAGCAGGTCACCCAGGTCCTCAAGGAGTTCGTGGGCCGGGAGACGCCGCTGACGCCCGCACACCGGCTCACCGCGGCCTGGGGCGGCGCGCAGGTGTGGCTCAAGCGAGAGGATCTGGCGCACACGGGCGCGCACAAGATCAACAACACCATCGGCCAGGTGCTGCTGGCGCTGCGGATGGGCAAGAAGCGCATCATCGCGGAGACGGGCGCGGGCCAGCATGGCGTGGCCACGGCCACCGCCTGTGCGCTCTTCGGCCTGCCGTGCGAGGTGTACATGGGCGCGCTGGACGTGGAGCGCCAGGCGCTCAACGTCTTCCGCATGCGCGCCCTGGGCGCCACGGTCCGTCCAGTGGAGCTGGGGTCGAAGACGCTGAAGGACGCGATGAACGAGGCCATGCGCACCTGGGTCTCCCAGGTCCAGGACACGCACTACGTCATCGGCAGCGCGGCGGGGCCGCATCCCTACCCCACCATCGTCCGGGACTTCCAAGCCATCATCGGCCAGGAGGTGCGGACGCAATCCCAGGCCCTCTTCGGGCGCCTGCCAGATGCCATCATCGCCTGCGTGGGCGGCGGCTCGAACGCCATCGGCGTGCTCCACCCCTTCATCGGCGACAAGCAGGTGCGGCTGGTGGGTGTCGAAGCCGGAGGCCACGGCCTGAACACCCAGCAGCACGGCGCGTCGCTGACGCTCGGCACGGAAGGGGTGCTCCACGGCTCGCGCTCGCTGGTGCTCCAGGATGAGAACGGGCAGATCCAGGAGGCCCACTCCATCTCCGCCGGTCTGGACTACCCGGGCGTGGGGCCGGAGCTGGCCTTCCTGGTGAAGACGGGCCGCATGGAGATCCGCACGGCGACGGATGACGAGGCACTTCAGGCCTTCTACGAGGTGTCGCGCTCCGAGGGCATCCTGCCGGCGCTGGAGACCTCCCATGCCTTCGCGCGCGGGGCGGAGCTGGCGCGCGAGCTGGGCAAGGGCAAGCACCTGGTCATCAACTGCTCGGGCCGCGGCGACAAGGACGTGGCCACCATCGCGGCCCGGGGCATCCCCGCGGCCATCACGGGGAACAAGTCATGA
- the trpA gene encoding tryptophan synthase subunit alpha has translation MSGEIAAAFAKAKARGEGALVAYAMAGDPDLPRSVDVFAAMVEGGADILEIGVAFSDPIADGPVIQEASERALKAGASLKRVLNEVVPEVRKRCPETPLVVMTYINVVMALGEEKYAKLAREKGISGTILPDLPPEESVGIRAAFDAVGLDLIPLCAPTTPPARAEAIARDARGFVYCVSVAGVTGMRAELPVDLSSRLELVKRASPVPITAGFGISTAEQARAIGAHADGVVVGSALVRAAHADGPAAARQLCAEIKRGLKR, from the coding sequence ATGAGTGGAGAGATCGCGGCGGCCTTTGCAAAGGCGAAGGCGCGGGGCGAAGGCGCGCTGGTGGCGTACGCCATGGCCGGAGATCCGGATCTGCCCCGCTCGGTGGATGTCTTCGCGGCCATGGTGGAAGGCGGCGCGGACATCCTGGAGATCGGCGTGGCGTTCAGCGATCCCATCGCGGACGGGCCCGTCATCCAGGAGGCCTCGGAGCGGGCGCTGAAGGCCGGTGCGTCGCTGAAGCGCGTGCTGAACGAGGTGGTGCCCGAGGTGCGCAAGCGCTGCCCCGAGACGCCGCTCGTGGTGATGACGTACATCAACGTGGTGATGGCGCTGGGTGAGGAGAAGTACGCGAAGCTGGCGCGCGAGAAGGGCATCTCCGGCACCATCCTCCCCGACCTGCCTCCGGAGGAGAGCGTGGGGATCCGCGCGGCCTTCGACGCAGTGGGGTTGGATCTCATCCCGCTGTGCGCGCCGACCACGCCTCCGGCGCGCGCCGAGGCGATTGCCCGGGACGCCCGTGGCTTCGTGTACTGCGTGTCCGTGGCGGGCGTGACGGGCATGCGCGCCGAGCTGCCGGTGGACCTGTCCTCACGGCTCGAACTGGTGAAGCGGGCCTCGCCGGTGCCCATCACGGCCGGCTTTGGCATCTCCACCGCCGAGCAGGCACGCGCCATCGGTGCACATGCGGATGGCGTGGTGGTGGGCAGTGCCCTGGTGCGCGCGGCGCATGCGGACGGCCCGGCGGCAGCACGTCAGCTCTGCGCGGAGATCAAACGTGGCCTGAAGCGGTAA
- a CDS encoding AAA family ATPase produces MISSIQLQGFKGHRDTEVSLGRLTVLVGPNGAGKTSVLQALALMGKVTTGEPSEVLRGDWSPQDLCHRGGAETIHLMERGQDETGAHWFVSLNIPEPLGGAEPRGPSKLKSKPILHGRVGVELIQPSMLADFVGPAVLYKFDAQRIAGVAHSAEEDPSVEEDGGNAAVVLAALKLEREEVFTQVEGNLRKIVPSLQRVRIRRVRVPGGSLMGNKIFLDFEGALDIPAHGASEGTLITLALLTVLCSPNRPKVILLDDIDRSLHPQAQMELMKELKRLLEEFPGVQIVATTHSPYILDELEPEDVRVFVRRKNGSVACKLLSEHPQAAEVRGSLTSGQLWSLDPESRWVGGEG; encoded by the coding sequence GTGATCTCTTCGATTCAGCTCCAGGGCTTCAAGGGCCATCGGGATACGGAGGTGTCTCTCGGTCGGCTCACCGTCCTCGTTGGCCCCAATGGCGCTGGGAAGACCAGCGTGCTGCAGGCCTTGGCCTTGATGGGAAAGGTCACAACGGGTGAGCCCTCTGAAGTGCTTCGCGGTGACTGGAGCCCACAGGATCTGTGTCACCGTGGAGGTGCAGAAACGATTCACCTCATGGAGCGGGGCCAGGACGAGACCGGCGCCCACTGGTTCGTCTCGCTCAACATTCCGGAGCCACTGGGGGGGGCAGAACCCAGGGGTCCATCCAAGCTGAAGTCCAAACCCATCCTCCACGGAAGGGTGGGCGTCGAACTCATTCAGCCCAGCATGTTGGCGGACTTTGTAGGGCCTGCGGTTCTCTACAAGTTCGACGCCCAGCGGATTGCTGGCGTAGCCCATAGCGCGGAAGAGGATCCCTCTGTGGAGGAGGATGGTGGCAACGCGGCGGTGGTCCTGGCCGCTCTGAAATTGGAGCGCGAAGAGGTCTTCACGCAAGTCGAGGGCAACCTTCGCAAGATCGTCCCCAGTCTTCAGCGAGTGCGCATCCGCCGGGTCAGGGTTCCTGGAGGTTCGCTGATGGGCAATAAGATCTTCCTCGATTTCGAGGGAGCTTTGGACATCCCCGCTCACGGGGCCAGTGAAGGGACGCTCATCACCTTGGCCCTCCTGACCGTGCTGTGCAGTCCCAATCGTCCGAAGGTGATCCTGCTCGACGACATCGATCGGTCACTTCACCCTCAGGCGCAAATGGAACTCATGAAGGAGCTCAAGCGGTTGCTGGAGGAGTTCCCCGGGGTGCAGATCGTCGCCACGACACACTCGCCATACATCCTGGATGAGCTTGAGCCTGAGGACGTGCGTGTTTTTGTCCGGCGCAAGAACGGCTCGGTGGCTTGCAAGCTCCTTTCCGAGCACCCGCAAGCTGCGGAGGTGCGTGGGTCGCTGACTTCGGGGCAGCTGTGGAGTCTGGATCCGGAGTCGCGTTGGGTCGGCGGAGAGGGCTGA
- a CDS encoding anthranilate synthase component II — MILVIDNYDSFTFNLVQLLYTLGAEVKVARNDEIDAAGVVASGASHVVVSPGPCTPYEAGVSMAAIREAKVPVFGVCLGHQALGAVFGGKVIRAPEPIHGKTSPVKHDGKGLFTGMAQGFKAGRYHSLVVEASSLPEELEATAWTPDGLIMGLRHKTRPVVGVQFHPESVLTPDGPVLVKNFLEGRY, encoded by the coding sequence ATGATCCTCGTCATCGACAACTACGATTCGTTTACCTTCAACCTCGTGCAGCTCCTGTACACGCTGGGGGCCGAGGTGAAGGTGGCCCGCAACGACGAGATCGACGCCGCGGGCGTGGTGGCCTCGGGCGCCTCGCACGTGGTGGTGTCTCCAGGGCCCTGCACGCCCTATGAAGCAGGGGTGAGCATGGCGGCCATCCGCGAGGCGAAGGTGCCCGTGTTTGGCGTCTGCCTGGGGCACCAGGCCCTGGGGGCTGTCTTTGGCGGCAAGGTGATTCGCGCCCCGGAGCCCATCCACGGGAAGACCTCGCCGGTGAAGCACGACGGCAAGGGCCTGTTCACGGGGATGGCGCAGGGCTTCAAGGCGGGGCGTTACCACTCGCTGGTGGTGGAGGCCTCGTCCCTGCCCGAGGAGCTGGAGGCCACGGCGTGGACGCCGGATGGGCTCATCATGGGGCTGCGGCACAAGACGCGGCCGGTGGTGGGCGTGCAGTTCCATCCGGAGAGCGTGCTCACGCCGGATGGGCCGGTCCTGGTGAAGAACTTCCTGGAAGGCCGCTACTGA